One stretch of Fictibacillus sp. b24 DNA includes these proteins:
- the rpmG gene encoding 50S ribosomal protein L33, whose product MRVNITLACTETGDRNYITTKNKRTNPDRLELKKYSPRLKKYTVHRETK is encoded by the coding sequence ATGCGTGTAAACATTACTTTAGCTTGTACTGAAACTGGTGATCGTAACTACATCACTACTAAAAACAAGCGTACGAATCCAGACCGTTTAGAGCTTAAAAAATACAGCCCGCGTTTAAAGAAATACACAGTTCACCGTGAAACGAAGTAA
- a CDS encoding 5-formyltetrahydrofolate cyclo-ligase, translating into MNKSEWRKKIKQMLLLTKEDERRKKSKAISNLLFETEEWNKAQSVGITVARKFELDTSFIIKKAWEEGKKVGVPKCYSAEKQMQFREMRSYDELENVYMDLFEPRMDATQLITSDQIDLIIVPGLVFDRRGYRIGYGGGYYDRYLQTYQGLKISLAYSFQTTDTLPHEEFDIPVDHIITEDGRFI; encoded by the coding sequence ATGAATAAATCTGAATGGCGAAAAAAAATAAAACAAATGTTGCTTTTGACAAAAGAGGATGAAAGAAGAAAAAAAAGCAAGGCGATCTCTAATCTTCTATTTGAAACCGAAGAATGGAATAAAGCACAAAGTGTCGGAATTACCGTTGCAAGAAAATTTGAATTAGATACGTCCTTTATTATTAAAAAGGCATGGGAAGAAGGAAAGAAAGTCGGTGTTCCTAAGTGTTATTCTGCAGAAAAACAAATGCAATTTAGAGAAATGCGTTCATATGACGAACTTGAAAATGTTTACATGGATTTATTTGAACCTAGAATGGATGCGACTCAGCTTATTACTTCTGACCAAATAGATTTGATCATCGTTCCTGGACTAGTGTTTGATAGGAGAGGATATAGGATCGGATACGGCGGTGGTTATTATGATCGTTATTTGCAAACGTATCAAGGATTAAAAATTTCACTTGCATACTCCTTTCAAACGACAGATACACTTCCGCACGAAGAATTTGATATTCCAGTTGATCACATCATTACGGAAGATGGACGTTTTATTTAA
- a CDS encoding DUF92 domain-containing protein, giving the protein MEIILGGIALLSLLSAILKWLTVPGSITAFILGFIIFKAFDWQGLVILGVFFITSTLLTKWKRDLKRDEKALHSEEKKGRSAGQVLANGGAALIAAACHTAIPNPVWLIMYTAAFATATADTWASEIGVLSKKKPFHIKEWKTVDRGLSGAISSLGTFAAALGALLIGFSFYILFDTSFLVALCIAISGFVGNLADTVFGAWFEQKFFCSMCKKETESRVHCGKKTTRIYGVSWVSNNLVNFTSTLIGGMIAGGLYIWINL; this is encoded by the coding sequence ATGGAAATCATTTTAGGCGGGATTGCTCTGCTTTCACTTTTATCTGCAATACTTAAATGGCTGACGGTTCCGGGAAGTATAACAGCTTTCATATTGGGATTTATCATTTTTAAAGCGTTTGACTGGCAAGGGCTGGTTATATTAGGTGTATTTTTTATAACTTCTACGTTATTAACAAAATGGAAAAGAGATTTAAAGCGAGACGAAAAAGCACTGCATTCTGAAGAAAAAAAGGGAAGATCAGCTGGACAAGTGCTGGCTAATGGAGGTGCTGCTCTAATCGCTGCAGCATGTCACACGGCAATACCGAATCCTGTTTGGCTCATTATGTACACTGCAGCTTTTGCGACAGCCACAGCTGATACGTGGGCTTCTGAAATCGGTGTTCTATCAAAAAAGAAACCATTCCATATAAAAGAGTGGAAGACTGTAGATCGCGGGCTGTCTGGAGCGATCTCAAGTTTAGGTACTTTTGCGGCTGCTCTAGGTGCCCTTTTGATCGGTTTTAGTTTTTATATTCTTTTTGACACGTCATTTCTTGTTGCGCTTTGTATTGCTATTTCTGGTTTCGTTGGCAACCTAGCTGACACCGTATTTGGGGCCTGGTTTGAACAAAAGTTCTTTTGCTCAATGTGTAAAAAGGAAACAGAGAGCCGAGTGCACTGTGGAAAGAAAACAACAAGGATATATGGGGTTTCTTGGGTGTCAAACAATCTTGTGAATTTCACTTCAACTCTAATCGGTGGAATGATTGCGGGGGGGCTATATATATGGATAAACCTATGA
- a CDS encoding molybdenum cofactor guanylyltransferase yields MDKPMSCVGVVIAGGKSRRFGSPKVFAEWNNKTFFEHSMNSIAPLSDNLIAVVREEWIQALQPYNINYNAEIITDIDSFKGNGPLAGIYSAMMQIKADYYLVSPCDMPRMSSSMYEKWLKIAMDHPEYDCVVPLWEGKVYPLNGVYKRTCFPDIETCLRNQTYKVLSLLKRKNTHYIEISEDEECFFHNVNTKEELLNLTD; encoded by the coding sequence ATGGATAAACCTATGAGCTGTGTAGGTGTCGTTATAGCAGGGGGTAAGTCTCGGAGGTTTGGAAGTCCAAAAGTGTTTGCGGAATGGAATAACAAAACTTTTTTTGAGCATTCAATGAATTCCATCGCTCCTCTTTCAGATAACCTTATAGCTGTGGTCAGGGAGGAATGGATACAAGCATTACAACCTTACAATATTAATTACAATGCCGAAATCATTACAGATATCGATTCTTTTAAAGGAAATGGTCCTTTAGCAGGCATCTATAGCGCAATGATGCAAATAAAAGCCGATTATTATTTGGTCTCACCTTGTGACATGCCGAGAATGAGCAGCAGCATGTATGAAAAATGGCTAAAAATTGCTATGGATCATCCAGAGTATGATTGTGTTGTTCCGCTTTGGGAAGGGAAAGTATATCCGCTTAACGGTGTATATAAACGAACATGCTTCCCTGATATAGAAACATGCTTAAGGAATCAGACGTACAAGGTCTTAAGCTTACTGAAACGTAAAAACACCCATTATATAGAAATTAGCGAAGATGAAGAGTGCTTTTTTCACAATGTAAATACAAAAGAAGAGCTTTTGAATTTGACGGATTAA
- a CDS encoding HAD family hydrolase encodes MQSAKKAAFFFDLDNTMFDYEASFKKASLFAFHTITNNKWNDTPMVEKWFTYYKAYCDLFWSAYEKEVISRQEYQRKRLLSSFKAIGLKSFCDAQIQYYQKVFEKSVPSEVEPFVWIKEIFQRLDQLGVLIGIISNGDSIIQREKIKNLKLHIPEMNIYISSEINVAKPNPDIFHFVKNCTDAEVYHYVGDAFDLDIVPAVQAGWTAIWWNPLKQPAAVNHSSIYNCTSSSDLIEVIKKCIESAGYSLH; translated from the coding sequence ATGCAATCTGCTAAAAAAGCTGCTTTCTTTTTTGATTTAGATAATACAATGTTTGATTATGAAGCCTCCTTTAAGAAGGCTTCTTTGTTTGCATTTCATACAATTACGAATAACAAATGGAACGATACCCCAATGGTGGAAAAGTGGTTCACTTATTATAAGGCATATTGTGATTTGTTTTGGTCAGCTTATGAAAAGGAAGTGATATCACGTCAAGAATACCAAAGAAAACGGCTGCTTTCTTCATTTAAGGCAATAGGTTTAAAGAGCTTTTGTGATGCACAGATCCAGTATTATCAAAAAGTTTTTGAAAAAAGTGTTCCTTCTGAAGTGGAACCCTTTGTATGGATAAAAGAAATCTTTCAGCGATTAGACCAGCTAGGAGTCTTAATTGGAATTATTTCAAACGGTGATTCGATAATTCAGAGGGAAAAAATAAAAAATTTAAAATTACATATACCAGAGATGAACATTTATATATCATCCGAAATAAATGTTGCAAAACCAAATCCCGATATCTTCCATTTTGTCAAAAACTGTACGGATGCTGAAGTTTATCACTATGTTGGAGATGCTTTTGATTTAGATATTGTGCCTGCAGTACAAGCTGGTTGGACTGCCATATGGTGGAACCCGCTCAAGCAGCCCGCGGCTGTTAACCACTCCTCCATTTACAATTGCACATCAAGCAGTGATTTGATTGAAGTCATTAAGAAATGTATTGAATCAGCTGGATATTCTCTCCATTAG
- a CDS encoding M42 family metallopeptidase — MEIQTNEIVGFIKDLVHIPSPSGNTEAAINYMKSFFEENDVSFTMSNKGAVIATIKGEDDTKHRLLTAHVDTLGAMVKEIKNDGRLKLDLIGGFYWNTIEGEYCSIHTNSGKVFTGTVMMHQTAAHVYKGMNELKRDEKNMVVRVDQEFHSKKDAEEAGISVGDFISFAPRFEESESGFVKSRHLDDKASVAILMHIIKQIKQSFVTLPYTTHFLISNNEEIGFGGNSNIPKETVEYLAVDMGAIGDGQATDEFTVSICAKDSGGPYHFALRKHLVALAEKHNIGYKVDIYPYYGSDATAAIRAGADIVHGLIGPGIDASHAFERTHVKSLKQTADLINVYLQSPLV, encoded by the coding sequence ATGGAAATTCAAACGAATGAAATAGTGGGCTTCATTAAAGATCTCGTACATATTCCAAGTCCTTCAGGAAATACAGAAGCTGCAATAAACTATATGAAATCATTTTTTGAAGAAAACGATGTTTCATTTACGATGAGCAATAAAGGTGCTGTTATTGCAACTATCAAAGGTGAGGATGATACAAAACACCGGCTCCTGACTGCACATGTGGATACTCTCGGTGCTATGGTTAAAGAAATTAAAAATGATGGTCGCTTGAAACTAGATTTAATCGGCGGTTTTTATTGGAACACGATAGAAGGTGAATATTGCTCGATTCATACGAATTCTGGAAAAGTGTTTACCGGTACTGTTATGATGCATCAAACAGCAGCACACGTTTATAAAGGGATGAACGAATTAAAGCGTGATGAAAAGAACATGGTTGTTAGAGTCGATCAAGAATTTCATTCCAAGAAAGATGCTGAAGAAGCGGGAATCTCTGTAGGAGATTTTATTTCTTTTGCGCCAAGGTTTGAAGAGTCTGAAAGCGGATTTGTGAAATCGCGCCACCTCGACGACAAAGCAAGTGTTGCAATTCTTATGCACATCATTAAACAGATTAAGCAATCTTTTGTAACATTGCCTTACACGACCCATTTTCTGATCAGTAATAATGAAGAAATCGGGTTTGGCGGTAATTCTAACATTCCAAAAGAAACCGTTGAGTATTTAGCAGTGGACATGGGAGCAATTGGTGATGGGCAAGCAACAGATGAATTTACCGTAAGTATCTGTGCAAAAGATTCTGGCGGTCCATATCATTTTGCTTTAAGAAAACATCTTGTCGCTTTAGCTGAAAAACACAACATTGGGTACAAGGTAGATATATATCCTTATTATGGGTCAGACGCAACTGCTGCGATCCGCGCGGGAGCGGACATTGTACATGGGTTAATCGGTCCTGGGATTGATGCTTCTCATGCATTTGAGCGTACTCATGTTAAGTCATTGAAGCAAACAGCTGATCTCATAAATGTATATTTGCAATCACCGCTTGTGTAA